In Numenius arquata chromosome 1, bNumArq3.hap1.1, whole genome shotgun sequence, the DNA window CCATGGTTACACAGAAGGTGGCCAAGTCAGAGATGCTGAAGCGTTCATGAACATATTATGCaggtaataagaaaaaaaggcataGTCTTTCATGTGGTCTAGCAAAGCCTTCCCAACACAACTTTGGCAGTTGGCAGTGAAACATACACCACTAATACCATCATGGTAGCGCTCCAAAATCCTTAAGGATGTTCTGGCAGAAGGGCAAGTTCCGTTCTTCAGTAAGCAATTACACACCGAAGGATGTTTTGCTTCCAATAGGTAAAGGGACCTCTTCATAAATTATTTTGAGATAAGGGTACTTCATAGGTAAAAACCAGTATTCCAAGTTGTAGAAGAGGTAAAACTGACGATTCAAGATGACACgatcaattattttaaaaagatccaCAAAAAACCCTCCGACCGTCCGATGAGGTTTGAAGGGGTAGTAGAAGTCTCTTATAGCTGCTGCCAATGTCTTGTTTCCTAGCGGTCCAAAAATGGATGTTTCATTTCCCAAATAAATCGGTTCTCCGCTGAATAAAATTATGCTCGTGTAGTTTGTTTGTATTTTCCGAAATACAGCTCCTAAGTCAGCCAGCTTCTGGTACGTTCTCAGGATAAATTTAGAGCATTCGTAAGAGTCGAACCACACTACTGATTGTTTGTCGGGACTTGCTTGAACTGTCCAGGTCTCGTAGTAAATGCCAGTCTCGTTGTCATATTTTACCCATTTTGCCATTTCGTTAAACATGGTTCCtgttaagagagaaaaataagtattacagagaaaagggaacaaaatcCATCTATGCAGAAGTTTACCTACAACATTACCATAAAAAGACACAAGGCTTAGGTTGGAGGGAGAAGTGCTACCCCACCGAATAAACTATATTTACATGtaagttatttaatttctttttctgccccATTTCCTGCTGCTACGCCAAAACATCCAAACGTCAGGGAACCATGACACTTCTCGTTCCGTTTCATCCATGTAGACAAACAGGGCAGGTAGTACAGTCTACAAGAGATGCTGACAAAGTGCTCACCGGCGCAACAGGCATTCCTGCACTTCCTCAAGTTGTAACTAAATTCAGGGCAGAAATTTTCATGTCTCGCCACAAAAGAAACCTTAGACTGAGACACCCCGCTGTTTTAGCAGCTCCTCAGCACAGCTGAACTAAGCCAAACGATACGAGTGGGATGCGAGGCCCAGTTAACTTGAAGAAccttgtggattattttttttttaatttagaatacaTGCTTGGAGTGTTTTGGTGGTTTCACAGCTGGAACGAGGAAGACATCTCTAAGTCAGCTCACCCCTCTGGCAGCTCCATACAAGTGATGCATCTGCCTCCCCAAAATAGAGCGGAAAGACAGgactaatcttcctttttttgtttttcctgcagtccTAACCTTGCCCTTCCCGCCCTCTCTTTCCACAGGGTACAACCATCTGTGATTCAAATTCATCAAGCACCTTGCATTCATAGCATGGCCAATTTTTGCAGATTCTTGTTGTGCCATACATCAGAAGACACAGTCAGATGACAGCTTGCAGTCGTGACAGCATTCCAAAGCCATGACCTCTCTTTAGCTGCGAGTGTCACTGCCGCAGGTACAGCAACTGGGCTTGGTAGCTGCTGAAAAATAGGGGAGACTGTTGCAAGCCGAGAGACTGGCAGCAGTTACCTCGCAGTTCAGGGGTAGCAGACACCAGGCAGACCTGTGTCACTGGCACCGCCCTGCACACAATGACCAGCCTCTCACATCAAGCCTGAATTCGCTGCAATGTTGCATTCGTCAAGACCAACGCAGACCACTGCACGGCACACATCTCCCTCCCAAACAAACCACGAAGGTCAGACTGCTGGGTCAACTCTTCATCAGAGAGTAAACACATCTCATGCTTACCCTACGATAAAGCACGTGTGCAAGCTGCTACCTCAGAGTAACTTAAGCTCTGCACATTCACCCCATTATAACTGTTCTTCATTCCACATTTGAAAGCTTTTGGGCTTCACATTAAGCattaacaatcatagaatcatagaatggttagagttggaagggaccttaaagatcatcgagttccaacccccctgccatgggcagggacacctccactagaccaggttcctcaaagccccatccagcctggccttgaacatttccagggacagggcatccacagcttccctgggcaacctgttccagtgtctcaccaccctcacagtaaagaatttcctcctaatatctaatctaaatctcccctcttccaattcaaaaccattaccccttgtcctgtcactacatctcctgacaaagagtccctctccggctctcctgtaggctcccttcagatattggaaggctgctacgaggtctccccggagccttctcttctccaggctgaacaaccccagctctctcagcctgtcttcacaggggaggtgctccatccctctgatcatcttcgtggccctccgctggacctgttccaacaggtccatgtccttcctgtgttgaggactccaaagctggacacagtactccagctggggtctcatgagtgcagggtagaggggcagaatcacctcccgcgacctgctggcaacacttctcttgatgcagcccaggatgccgttggctttctgggctgccagtacacattgctggctcatgttgagcttctcatccaatCA includes these proteins:
- the CLN5 gene encoding bis(monoacylglycero)phosphate synthase CLN5; this encodes MGAARRYCLLLLPLLAAAVWGPCFSGGLPSPERRWPVPYRRFDYRPKTDPYCQARYTFCPTGSAIPVMKQEDVIEVYRLQAPVWEFKYGDLLGHLKIMHDAVGFKSSLTGKNYTMEWYELFQLGNCTFPHLRPGMDAPFWCNQGAACFYEGIDDAHWKENGTLVLVTTISGTMFNEMAKWVKYDNETGIYYETWTVQASPDKQSVVWFDSYECSKFILRTYQKLADLGAVFRKIQTNYTSIILFSGEPIYLGNETSIFGPLGNKTLAAAIRDFYYPFKPHRTVGGFFVDLFKIIDRVILNRQFYLFYNLEYWFLPMKYPYLKIIYEEVPLPIGSKTSFGV